DNA from Corynebacterium aurimucosum ATCC 700975:
ACAACAATGCCGACCTGCCTGCCTTGATTCTGGACCCGTATTTCAAGGGCGAGCTGGAGAACCTCATTGACCCGTGGCGCCGCGTCGTCGTTGCTGCAACGCAGCTGGGCCTGCCGGTTCCGGTGTTTTCCTCTTCCCTGTCCTACTACGACAGCTTGCGCGCCGAGCGCCTCCCAGCTGCTCTAATCCAGGGCCAGCGCGATTTCTTTGGCGCCCACACCTTCAAGCGTGTGGACCGGGACGGCACATTCCACATCGAATGGTCAGGTGACCGCTCCCTAACCGAGATGTAGCCGCCAAGCCCCTCCTCTGAGGGGCTTTTCTCATACCTGTTCCGCCGAACGTATTCCCACTTCATCGGCTGCGCCCACCCCTCACCATGCCTGCGGAACGCTCCAAGCCGCCACACGCCGCCGTTCCGGCCCATGGTTCACATCCCCCGCAAGCAGCCACCGTTCGCCCAGCCACCCCTTTCCCTCCCCTTTGTTAGCGTTAGCCCCACCTGTGAACCATATTCTCCCCGTTACCCGTGGCGCACCCCTTCTAAGCAGGTATTTTCCTCCTCCGGTTGCGGGGTACATAGACCTGTTTTAGTCTCTGTGCCCATGGGGGATATCGAAACCTACATCCACCTACGCAACTCGGGGATTGCACTGGTGGAACATATACCTGGCACACCCGATGAGCTCCGCGCGCTCGGAGCAGATACCACCGATGCTGCCGAGCTTTCACACCTACATCAGGTGTATTTCGGCCCCACCCGCTATACGGGTAAACAACGCAAAGCCCGCCACGCAGCCCTTCAACAACGCCACAGCCTCGGCACCCTCACACTCATCGAAACCTACACATCCAAGGTGAAAAAGACCCTGGATGCCTGGAACCTCCGAGCAAAACTCGCCGCCACCCCCGCACACCGCATCCGCCAGGTCGCCACCGCACGACTGAAAGAACTCAAGCGTAAAAGAACCGCCAAACCAGGCGTACGCATCACCTACCGCGAACAAGGCCCCAACACCCTCTCCATAACCGATGACGCCACCACGATTGCCAACATGCGCGGCGTCTTAGAATCCACCAACAACACCGACCTCCTAAAGGCCGCCAACGACATCTTCTTCAACAAAGCCTCCGGTACGAAGCCTGCGGTGCGCACCCAAGTCATCGTCACCCTCAACGAGCTAGACCAGATTATTAACGGCGACGGGGATGACATCGAACTCAACCTCACCAACGGCGCGCGCATGACAGGCGCAGAATTCTTAACCCACAAGTTCGCCGAAATAGGCTACGCCACCCTCGTCCACCCCCTCGACGGGCCCATCAACACCTGGCGACTATCACGTGGAGCAAACCTCAACCAACGCCTTAGCCTGCACGCCGAATCCCACACCTGCTCACGTCCTGGGTGTAATAAACCAGCTGATTACTGCCAAGTCCATCACCTTATCCCCTGGCAGGCAGGTGGCTACACCAACATCAACAACCTGACTTTCCTGTGTGCCTACCACAACGGCATTAATGATGATGACCCGCAAAGGCCTACCGGGCGTGGCTACATGTACCGACTTAATACAGGGGTGGACTTCATCCCGCCCTGGGGTGCACCGATTACCGCGATGCCGGAATACCAAGAAGCACTAGCCAGACTCAACGCTGAGCGGGAAACAGCCACAAAGACACAGGCCCCAGCCCAAGGATCTGTAACAACAC
Protein-coding regions in this window:
- a CDS encoding HNH endonuclease signature motif containing protein produces the protein MGDIETYIHLRNSGIALVEHIPGTPDELRALGADTTDAAELSHLHQVYFGPTRYTGKQRKARHAALQQRHSLGTLTLIETYTSKVKKTLDAWNLRAKLAATPAHRIRQVATARLKELKRKRTAKPGVRITYREQGPNTLSITDDATTIANMRGVLESTNNTDLLKAANDIFFNKASGTKPAVRTQVIVTLNELDQIINGDGDDIELNLTNGARMTGAEFLTHKFAEIGYATLVHPLDGPINTWRLSRGANLNQRLSLHAESHTCSRPGCNKPADYCQVHHLIPWQAGGYTNINNLTFLCAYHNGINDDDPQRPTGRGYMYRLNTGVDFIPPWGAPITAMPEYQEALARLNAERETATKTQAPAQGSVTTPGTAPQPPDPPPDTS